Proteins encoded together in one Oxalobacteraceae sp. CFBP 8761 window:
- a CDS encoding MFS transporter, whose amino-acid sequence MTVLAAPAIMGHIGASPEEYATVSALYAAVAVLAISQMTVLLQRLGWRNYLLGAVLFYLLGAWVCATGASVAGFAGGRLLMALGGGVFMTVSRMMVNLIPPSPQRLQGIAAYGAALSGGLALGPWVAAKMLGHEAWGGMFLVLAALATLGALIAARWMPQDAVTLDRASGGSPSRMHAIDAMLLAAGAAITLYALQHLTYDWHGERGSLLAHLVLGLALLSAFGLLHARRSAPFLHLAVLRSPRYRLGLVIFSVCYAMLGMVNTLLPQVVQKGLGVGLEQAGELQGTGLLATVIAFFVMLELVKRRPHPTKFFVTGFLMLALLGWRFATLDPRAYAWDAVIFWLGLFGGFLTLGMATTAIHAFKELQGDNVVFSNAQQLKNMLGQAGLALGVGMTNIGLQERTALHASRLAEKSSRLSDGGAELARQAGLLAGQDLFWIVMWVGLGGAALLVLQRRFD is encoded by the coding sequence ATGACGGTGCTGGCTGCGCCCGCGATCATGGGCCACATCGGCGCCTCGCCCGAAGAGTACGCGACGGTCTCGGCGCTGTACGCCGCGGTGGCGGTGCTGGCGATTTCTCAGATGACCGTACTGCTGCAGCGCCTTGGCTGGCGCAATTACCTGCTGGGCGCCGTGCTGTTCTACCTGCTCGGCGCGTGGGTGTGCGCCACGGGCGCCAGCGTGGCCGGCTTTGCCGGCGGCCGCCTGCTGATGGCGCTGGGCGGCGGCGTGTTCATGACGGTCTCGCGCATGATGGTGAACCTGATCCCGCCATCGCCACAGCGCCTGCAGGGCATCGCCGCGTATGGCGCCGCGTTGTCGGGCGGGCTGGCGCTCGGGCCCTGGGTGGCGGCCAAGATGCTGGGCCACGAAGCGTGGGGCGGGATGTTCCTGGTGCTGGCCGCGCTGGCGACGCTCGGCGCGCTGATCGCCGCGCGCTGGATGCCGCAGGATGCCGTGACGCTCGATCGCGCCTCCGGCGGATCGCCATCGCGCATGCATGCCATCGACGCGATGCTGCTGGCGGCCGGCGCGGCCATCACGCTGTACGCGTTGCAGCACCTGACGTATGACTGGCATGGCGAACGCGGATCCCTGCTGGCGCACCTGGTGCTGGGGCTCGCGCTGCTGTCCGCGTTCGGGTTGCTGCATGCGCGCCGCAGTGCGCCGTTCCTGCACCTGGCCGTGCTGCGCAGCCCGCGCTATCGGCTGGGCCTCGTCATCTTCAGCGTCTGTTACGCGATGCTCGGCATGGTCAACACGTTGCTGCCGCAGGTGGTGCAAAAAGGCCTTGGTGTCGGACTGGAGCAGGCCGGCGAACTGCAGGGAACGGGGTTGCTGGCCACGGTCATCGCGTTCTTCGTGATGCTCGAACTGGTCAAGCGGCGCCCGCATCCGACCAAGTTTTTCGTCACCGGCTTTCTGATGCTGGCCTTGCTCGGCTGGCGCTTCGCGACGCTCGACCCGCGCGCCTATGCGTGGGACGCGGTGATCTTCTGGCTCGGCCTGTTCGGCGGCTTTCTGACGCTGGGGATGGCGACGACGGCGATCCACGCGTTCAAGGAGCTGCAGGGGGACAATGTGGTGTTTTCGAATGCCCAGCAACTGAAGAACATGCTGGGGCAGGCAGGCCTTGCGCTGGGCGTGGGCATGACCAATATCGGGCTGCAGGAGCGCACGGCGCTGCATGCGTCGCGCCTGGCCGAGAAATCATCAAGGCTGTCCGACGGCGGGGCCGAGCTGGCACGGCAAGCCGGCCTGCTGGCAGGCCAGGACCTGTTCTGGATTGTGATGTGGGTTGGGTTGGGTGGCGCGGCGCTGCTGGTGTTGCAGCGCCGCTTCGACTGA
- a CDS encoding chemotaxis protein CheV, protein MKSVQQEVDERSNLTGTNKFELLLFRLGGDAEGNHNELFGINVFKIREIVAMPEITAVAGAPQHVLGVVNLRGHIIQVLDLPGITGVTPKTGLNIMLVTEFARTTQAFAVESVEEIVRLDWSQVMTAENTAGTGMVTSIARLPEAEGQPARLAQVLDVETILRRLNPEQDRQDLSQAVGNKISIKPGSVILAADDSVVARALIEQGLDAMGLPFIMTKSGKEAWDQLAAIATAAEAEGRTVYDRVAMVLTDLEMPEMDGFTLTRNIKSSQRFGNLPVVIHSSLSGTTNEEHVKNVRADAYVAKFSAEDLSRTLRKVLGG, encoded by the coding sequence TGTTTCGCCTCGGTGGCGATGCAGAGGGCAATCATAACGAACTGTTCGGGATCAACGTCTTCAAGATCCGCGAGATCGTGGCGATGCCTGAAATCACTGCCGTCGCCGGCGCCCCGCAGCACGTGCTGGGCGTGGTCAACCTGCGTGGCCACATCATCCAGGTGCTCGACCTGCCGGGCATCACCGGTGTCACGCCCAAGACGGGTCTGAACATCATGCTGGTGACCGAATTTGCGCGCACCACGCAGGCGTTTGCCGTCGAGAGCGTCGAAGAAATCGTGCGTCTCGACTGGAGCCAGGTCATGACGGCCGAGAATACCGCCGGCACCGGCATGGTCACGAGCATTGCCCGCCTGCCGGAAGCCGAAGGCCAGCCGGCACGCCTGGCCCAGGTGCTGGACGTGGAAACCATCCTGCGCCGTCTGAATCCGGAACAGGACCGCCAGGACCTGTCGCAAGCAGTCGGCAACAAGATCTCGATCAAGCCGGGCAGCGTCATCCTGGCGGCCGACGATTCGGTCGTCGCCCGCGCACTGATCGAGCAGGGTCTGGATGCGATGGGTCTGCCATTCATCATGACCAAGAGCGGCAAGGAAGCCTGGGATCAGCTGGCGGCGATTGCCACCGCCGCCGAAGCCGAAGGCCGTACGGTCTACGACCGCGTCGCGATGGTGCTGACCGACCTCGAGATGCCGGAGATGGATGGCTTCACGCTGACCCGCAACATCAAGTCGAGCCAGCGCTTCGGCAACCTGCCGGTGGTGATCCATTCATCGCTGTCGGGCACCACCAACGAGGAACACGTCAAGAACGTGCGCGCCGACGCCTACGTCGCCAAGTTCTCGGCCGAAGACCTGTCGCGCACGCTGCGCAAGGTGCTGGGCGGTTAA
- a CDS encoding cytochrome b — protein sequence MNRPRHFNLLARVLHWSMAVAILAMLFVGAAMVVSLRHREFLLDLHRPLGLAILLLAIVRLVNRLLNAPPPLPADLPRIQVWAATASHWALYALMLAMPLIGWAMLSAGGYPIVLFDGVNLPAILPHSPAIYGFLRPLHGVLAYVLFFTILAHLGAALYHAWVRRDEVFGQMAKGD from the coding sequence ATGAACCGTCCACGCCACTTCAACCTGCTCGCCCGCGTACTCCATTGGTCGATGGCCGTCGCCATCCTGGCGATGCTGTTCGTCGGCGCCGCCATGGTGGTGTCGCTGCGCCACCGTGAATTTTTGCTCGACCTGCACCGGCCCCTCGGCCTGGCGATCCTGCTGCTGGCGATCGTGCGCCTCGTGAATCGCCTGCTGAACGCACCACCGCCGTTGCCCGCCGATCTGCCGCGTATCCAGGTGTGGGCGGCCACCGCGTCGCACTGGGCGCTGTACGCGCTGATGCTGGCCATGCCGCTGATTGGCTGGGCCATGCTGTCGGCCGGAGGCTATCCGATCGTGCTGTTCGACGGCGTGAACCTGCCGGCGATCCTGCCGCATAGCCCTGCGATATATGGCTTCCTGCGGCCGCTGCACGGCGTGCTGGCGTATGTGCTGTTCTTCACGATCCTGGCGCACCTGGGCGCGGCGCTCTACCACGCGTGGGTCCGGCGTGACGAAGTGTTCGGGCAGATGGCCAAGGGCGACTGA
- a CDS encoding efflux RND transporter periplasmic adaptor subunit: protein MTEQTNHAPQSRRKLALGLCAAVLAAAAGIAWSSPGVLGIGWNSQQTEDAYVEGNLVHVTPQVAGTVTRIAADNTDFVRPGEVLVQLNDVDARLALDRAEAALARSARQVRSQLAGVGQLRSTVVQRESDLARAESDLARRRQLADTGAVSGEDIRHADDAVGAARAALNAARQQVDAARALVDGTTLEQHPDVLSSIAGVRDASLGLARTTLAAPVGGIVARRNVQIGQRVAQGAPLMAIVPLDQMWVTANLKETQLTDVRIGQPVAVTSDVYGADVVFHGRVAGQEAGTGSAFAAVPAQNATGNWIKVVQRVPVRIALDAQELARHPLRLGLSMKVAIDTSRADGPSLLQAGAVRHSYETVVFESESAGADAAIRRALGAPAAVVAR, encoded by the coding sequence ATGACTGAACAAACGAATCACGCGCCGCAAAGCCGGCGCAAGCTGGCGCTTGGCCTTTGCGCCGCCGTGCTGGCCGCTGCAGCCGGCATTGCCTGGTCCTCGCCCGGGGTGCTGGGCATCGGCTGGAACAGCCAGCAGACCGAAGATGCCTACGTCGAGGGCAACCTGGTGCACGTCACGCCGCAGGTCGCGGGCACCGTCACGCGCATCGCGGCGGACAACACGGATTTCGTGCGGCCGGGCGAGGTGCTGGTCCAGCTCAATGACGTCGACGCCCGGCTGGCGCTGGACCGCGCCGAAGCGGCGCTGGCCAGATCGGCCCGTCAGGTACGTTCGCAACTGGCCGGCGTCGGGCAATTGCGTTCAACTGTCGTGCAGCGTGAGTCCGACCTGGCCAGGGCAGAGAGCGATCTGGCGCGCCGCCGTCAGCTGGCCGATACGGGCGCCGTCTCGGGCGAAGACATCCGTCATGCCGACGATGCCGTGGGCGCCGCCCGCGCTGCATTGAACGCGGCGCGCCAGCAGGTGGATGCGGCGCGGGCGCTGGTGGATGGCACGACGCTCGAACAGCACCCGGACGTGCTGTCGTCGATTGCCGGCGTGCGCGATGCGTCACTGGGCCTGGCCCGCACGACGCTGGCCGCGCCGGTGGGCGGCATCGTCGCCCGGCGCAATGTGCAGATCGGCCAGCGCGTGGCGCAAGGCGCGCCGCTGATGGCGATCGTCCCGCTCGACCAGATGTGGGTCACGGCCAACCTGAAAGAGACGCAGCTGACGGACGTGCGCATTGGCCAGCCGGTGGCCGTGACGTCGGACGTGTACGGCGCCGACGTCGTCTTTCACGGCCGCGTGGCCGGTCAGGAAGCCGGGACCGGCAGTGCGTTTGCCGCTGTGCCGGCGCAGAACGCGACCGGCAACTGGATCAAGGTCGTGCAGCGCGTGCCGGTGCGCATCGCGCTCGATGCGCAGGAGCTGGCACGCCATCCGCTGCGCCTCGGCCTGTCGATGAAGGTCGCAATCGATACCAGCCGCGCCGATGGTCCGAGTCTGCTGCAGGCCGGTGCGGTGCGCCATTCGTACGAGACCGTCGTGTTCGAGTCAGAGTCGGCTGGCGCCGACGCGGCGATCCGCCGCGCGCTTGGCGCGCCAGCGGCCGTGGTGGCGCGTTGA
- a CDS encoding catalase family peroxidase yields the protein MSPPKPRHGSPLLLLPIALIIIALAVLFAWIGGWFGNKNVTPQTMVNTAEASGTQQPGVRRAHAKGICIVGTFAPTPAAAQLSTARVFSQPSTPALGRFSSPGNDPHSPDNKAAVRGMALQLKTDDGQEWRMAMNSFPFFAASTPEAFQALNAARLPDPATGKPDPAKMDAVLAAHPEIKKFMAWSKSAPTPDSLANTRFNGVNAFRLTNAAGATRAVRWSMRPHTPFVAADPEQLKTADRDFLAADLDRRLAAGPLKWDMVMQFAEPGDPIEDPSRAWPDTRPETIAGTLTLVRAEPQVAGPCLDLNFDPLILPKGIAGTDDPVLHARSSVYSVSFNRREREISSGNVHTGSVR from the coding sequence ATGTCACCGCCCAAGCCACGCCACGGTTCCCCGCTGTTATTGCTCCCGATCGCGCTCATCATCATCGCGCTGGCCGTTCTCTTCGCCTGGATTGGCGGCTGGTTCGGCAACAAGAACGTCACGCCCCAAACAATGGTCAATACCGCCGAAGCCTCCGGCACGCAGCAACCGGGCGTGCGCCGTGCGCATGCCAAGGGCATCTGCATCGTCGGCACCTTTGCACCAACGCCTGCCGCCGCGCAGCTGTCCACGGCGCGCGTGTTTTCGCAGCCGTCGACACCCGCCCTCGGCCGCTTTTCCAGCCCTGGCAACGATCCGCATTCGCCCGACAACAAGGCGGCCGTGCGCGGCATGGCGCTGCAGCTGAAAACCGACGACGGCCAGGAATGGCGCATGGCGATGAACAGCTTCCCGTTTTTTGCCGCGTCCACCCCGGAAGCCTTCCAGGCCCTGAACGCCGCCCGCCTGCCCGATCCGGCGACCGGCAAACCGGATCCGGCCAAGATGGACGCCGTACTGGCCGCCCATCCGGAAATCAAGAAGTTCATGGCATGGTCCAAGAGTGCGCCGACGCCCGACAGCCTGGCCAACACGCGCTTTAATGGCGTCAATGCGTTTCGCCTGACCAATGCTGCTGGCGCGACGCGCGCCGTGCGCTGGTCGATGCGCCCGCACACGCCGTTCGTGGCGGCCGACCCCGAGCAACTGAAGACCGCCGACCGCGATTTCCTGGCGGCGGACCTTGATCGCCGCCTGGCGGCCGGCCCGCTGAAGTGGGACATGGTGATGCAGTTTGCCGAACCGGGCGATCCGATCGAAGACCCATCCAGAGCCTGGCCCGATACGCGGCCCGAGACCATCGCCGGCACGCTGACGCTGGTGCGCGCCGAACCGCAAGTCGCCGGCCCATGCCTCGATCTGAACTTCGATCCGTTGATCCTGCCGAAGGGGATTGCAGGCACTGACGATCCGGTGCTGCACGCACGTTCATCGGTCTATTCCGTTTCGTTCAACCGCCGCGAGCGTGAAATCAGCTCGGGCAACGTTCACACCGGGAGCGTACGATGA
- a CDS encoding efflux transporter outer membrane subunit gives MLQPTRTPCRGACRLALGAAILLLTGCVSMGPQPTPARLNVDAAAHSTRTFSAQALSTSAPASAPWPAQDWWRVYGDPQLDRLVDGARDASPTIAAALARVRQAAALEGLAAAALAPQASATGHPVRQRYSDNGSVPKPLAGSWQWANDLGVSLGYELDFWGKNAAGVAAAAGRVNARQAEAQAARLAVAGAVVQAYLQLDHLYTRRDLAEQELRQRTRIADLVRQRVAAQLDSQAELRQAEIGVPSARGEIAALDEALALTRGQLAALSGQGQDAGATIARPRLAPARSPGVPADIPAALLGRRPELVALRWQVEAASGDIDVARAQFYPTVNLSVSGGLASLGFDRLVQGGSRTVAAGPLVTLPLLDGGRLRSNLAARNADYDLAVAQYNGAVLEVLRDVGAQLTSLRWLGERRREQDAALGAAEEAYALAEQRYRAGLGNFVQVLIAETQVVAQRRGQADLAARAYTLDVHLVRALGGGFQAAIH, from the coding sequence ATGCTTCAACCCACACGCACGCCGTGCCGGGGCGCATGCCGCCTGGCCCTGGGCGCTGCGATCCTGTTACTGACTGGCTGCGTGTCGATGGGGCCGCAGCCCACGCCGGCCCGCCTGAATGTCGATGCGGCGGCGCATTCCACGCGCACGTTCTCTGCACAGGCGCTGTCGACATCTGCACCTGCATCTGCACCCTGGCCCGCGCAGGACTGGTGGCGCGTCTACGGCGACCCGCAGCTCGACCGCCTGGTCGACGGCGCGCGCGACGCCAGCCCCACGATTGCTGCCGCACTCGCGCGCGTGCGCCAGGCGGCCGCCCTTGAAGGCCTGGCGGCGGCTGCACTGGCGCCGCAGGCCAGCGCCACGGGGCATCCGGTGCGCCAGCGCTACAGCGACAACGGCAGCGTACCGAAACCCCTTGCAGGCAGCTGGCAGTGGGCGAACGACCTCGGGGTCAGCCTCGGCTACGAACTGGATTTCTGGGGCAAGAACGCGGCCGGCGTGGCCGCCGCTGCCGGGCGTGTGAATGCACGTCAGGCCGAAGCGCAGGCGGCGCGCCTGGCCGTGGCCGGCGCCGTCGTCCAAGCCTATCTGCAGCTGGACCACCTGTACACGCGGCGCGACCTGGCCGAACAGGAACTGCGCCAGCGCACCCGCATCGCCGACCTGGTACGCCAGCGCGTGGCGGCGCAACTGGATAGCCAGGCGGAACTCCGGCAGGCCGAGATCGGCGTGCCGTCGGCGCGCGGCGAAATCGCGGCGCTCGACGAAGCGCTGGCGCTGACGCGCGGCCAGCTCGCGGCCCTGAGCGGGCAGGGACAGGATGCCGGTGCGACGATCGCGCGGCCACGCCTGGCGCCGGCCCGGTCACCGGGCGTACCGGCGGATATACCCGCCGCGCTGCTCGGGCGCCGGCCGGAGCTGGTGGCGCTGCGCTGGCAGGTCGAAGCGGCCAGCGGCGACATCGACGTCGCCAGGGCGCAGTTCTATCCAACCGTGAACCTGAGTGTCTCGGGTGGCCTGGCCAGCCTGGGCTTCGACCGGCTGGTGCAGGGTGGCAGCCGCACGGTTGCCGCCGGCCCGCTCGTGACCTTGCCGCTACTCGACGGCGGGCGCCTGCGCAGCAATCTGGCGGCGCGTAACGCCGACTACGATCTCGCCGTCGCGCAGTACAACGGCGCCGTGCTCGAAGTGCTGCGTGACGTCGGTGCGCAACTGACGTCGCTGCGCTGGCTGGGCGAACGCCGGCGCGAGCAGGACGCGGCGCTGGGCGCAGCCGAAGAAGCCTATGCGCTGGCCGAGCAGCGCTACCGCGCGGGCCTGGGCAACTTCGTGCAGGTCTTGATTGCCGAAACCCAGGTCGTCGCGCAGCGCCGTGGTCAGGCCGACCTCGCGGCCCGTGCCTACACGCTGGACGTGCATCTCGTGCGCGCGCTGGGTGGGGGCTTTCAGGCCGCCATCCATTGA
- a CDS encoding LysR family transcriptional regulator — MIPDLSQLLILDSLLREGSLTRTAELLGMSQPTVSRALARLRSHFDDPLFVRTGQRMVATTRALELAGPIVAVLDAARELGSGPAVFDPLTAHRSFGLYMVDGAVVNILPQLLAGLAGLAGLEDGASGLQLRSVHIDPGAIEAQLERGHIDLAIGRFPQLVNNIRRRKLWTDEYACVMRAGHPCAGQLDRDAYLTHRHVLIEMEQTSQHNGAVTRKLEALLAPSRILCHVPSYTSAAHIALHTDAIATIPLRLARPLARDLGLLLARLPIDLPPVHLALYWHERSHRDPANVWLRAFVRSTLTASDPASADA, encoded by the coding sequence GTGATTCCCGACCTGTCCCAGTTACTGATCCTCGACAGCCTGCTGCGCGAGGGCAGCCTTACCCGCACCGCCGAACTGCTCGGCATGAGCCAGCCCACGGTCAGCCGCGCGCTGGCCCGCTTGCGGTCCCACTTCGACGACCCGCTGTTCGTGCGCACCGGCCAGCGCATGGTCGCGACGACGCGCGCGCTGGAACTGGCTGGTCCGATCGTGGCCGTGCTCGACGCCGCACGCGAGCTGGGCAGCGGTCCCGCTGTCTTCGATCCGCTCACCGCGCACCGCTCATTCGGGCTGTACATGGTCGACGGCGCCGTCGTGAACATCCTGCCGCAGTTGCTGGCCGGGCTGGCCGGGCTGGCGGGCCTGGAAGATGGCGCCAGCGGCCTGCAACTGCGCAGCGTGCACATCGATCCCGGTGCGATCGAGGCGCAGCTCGAACGCGGTCACATCGACCTGGCCATCGGCCGCTTCCCGCAACTGGTCAACAATATTCGCCGGCGCAAGCTCTGGACCGACGAGTACGCGTGCGTGATGCGGGCCGGGCATCCGTGCGCCGGCCAGCTCGATCGCGATGCCTACCTGACGCACCGGCACGTGCTGATCGAGATGGAGCAGACGAGCCAGCACAACGGGGCCGTCACGCGCAAGCTCGAAGCGCTGCTCGCGCCGTCGCGCATCCTGTGTCACGTGCCCAGTTACACATCGGCGGCCCACATCGCGCTGCATACCGACGCCATCGCCACCATTCCGCTGCGCCTGGCACGGCCGCTGGCGCGCGACCTGGGCCTCCTGCTCGCGCGCCTGCCGATCGATCTGCCACCCGTGCATCTGGCGCTGTACTGGCACGAGCGCAGTCATCGCGATCCTGCCAATGTGTGGCTGCGCGCGTTCGTGCGCTCCACGCTGACGGCGTCGGACCCGGCATCCGCAGACGCCTGA